A single region of the Longimicrobium terrae genome encodes:
- a CDS encoding TonB family protein — MLVPVCLCAMPAAAQQEERIGNVDVYLEAGASPARDISHALLKPDAFGRAGTLAWACGGDPAGLAAGLHLAGDSSKTPPRVVWRFDAGAPDTTVLETRDGVDVALVGADKAGRIILRARAAERLAVQVLADLPGRPAAGYTYTLAGLDSALNRMGCTGKAMPSARNAGLRTMDRLMEAGDTVAAGAPPLGVEVFPSLRTRADFVRQLERNYPPLLRDAGVSGEVWMRFRVLENGRVDTTDVHVVRASHDEFVIPALRSLQALTFYPARINSRPVKVWIELPVQFAVDNSPAYPTNWQDLTQYIRRNYPRELRREGARGVVTLRYRVLPDGQVDAASIQVVSSADPRLNDIAIQGVQVLRYRPRAVEGPEGSDWVSMPILFPPP, encoded by the coding sequence ATGCTCGTACCCGTCTGCCTGTGCGCCATGCCCGCCGCGGCACAGCAGGAGGAAAGGATCGGCAACGTGGACGTGTACCTGGAGGCAGGTGCATCGCCCGCGAGGGACATCAGCCACGCCCTCCTCAAGCCCGATGCGTTCGGGCGCGCTGGCACCCTGGCGTGGGCCTGCGGCGGAGATCCCGCCGGCCTCGCGGCGGGACTTCACCTCGCGGGGGATTCCAGCAAGACGCCGCCGCGCGTGGTGTGGCGCTTCGACGCGGGCGCGCCGGACACGACGGTGCTGGAGACGCGGGACGGCGTCGATGTCGCGCTCGTCGGCGCGGACAAGGCCGGCCGGATCATCCTGCGCGCACGCGCGGCGGAGCGGCTGGCCGTGCAGGTGCTTGCCGATCTGCCCGGGCGCCCCGCCGCCGGGTACACGTACACCCTGGCCGGCCTGGACTCGGCGCTCAACCGCATGGGGTGCACGGGAAAGGCGATGCCGAGCGCCCGGAACGCGGGCCTCAGGACAATGGACCGCCTGATGGAGGCAGGGGACACCGTTGCCGCGGGGGCGCCCCCGCTGGGCGTGGAAGTTTTCCCCTCCCTGCGCACGAGGGCGGACTTTGTCAGGCAACTGGAGCGCAACTACCCGCCGCTCCTGCGCGACGCCGGGGTCTCGGGCGAGGTATGGATGCGGTTCAGGGTTCTGGAGAACGGTAGGGTGGACACCACGGACGTGCACGTGGTCCGGGCCAGCCATGACGAGTTCGTGATCCCGGCGTTGCGTTCGCTGCAGGCCCTCACCTTTTACCCCGCACGGATAAACAGCCGCCCAGTCAAGGTATGGATCGAACTCCCCGTCCAGTTCGCCGTGGACAACTCGCCTGCCTATCCGACCAACTGGCAGGATCTGACGCAGTATATCCGCCGCAACTATCCGCGCGAACTGCGGCGTGAGGGGGCGCGGGGGGTAGTCACGCTGCGGTATCGCGTGCTGCCGGACGGGCAGGTGGACGCGGCCAGCATCCAGGTGGTGAGCTCCGCCGACCCGCGGCTCAACGACATCGCCATCCAGGGGGTGCAGGTGCTGCGCTATAGGCCGCGCGCCGTGGAGGGACCGGAGGGGAGCGACTGGGTGTCGATGCCCATCCTGTTCCCCCCTCCGTGA
- a CDS encoding superoxide dismutase, translating into MPFTLPELPYAHSALEPHIDAKTMEIHHGKHHKTYVDNLNAALEKHPEFQAGDDIEALMRRIDEVPDDIRGVVRNNGGGHANHSLFWQVMGPNGGGQPTGRVGEEITRVFGSFDAFKEKMVNAGKGRFGSGWAWLVVDGQGGLAVTDTANQDSPLMTGQTPLLGIDVWEHAYYLNYQNRRPDYLTEWFNTVNWDFVNQRLASAGQQS; encoded by the coding sequence ATGCCGTTTACACTGCCGGAGCTGCCGTACGCGCACAGCGCGCTTGAGCCTCACATCGACGCCAAGACGATGGAGATTCACCACGGCAAGCACCACAAGACGTACGTCGACAATCTGAACGCGGCGCTCGAAAAGCACCCCGAGTTCCAGGCCGGCGACGACATCGAGGCGCTCATGCGCCGCATCGACGAAGTTCCCGACGACATCCGGGGCGTGGTGCGCAACAACGGCGGCGGGCACGCCAACCACAGCCTGTTCTGGCAGGTGATGGGCCCCAACGGTGGCGGCCAGCCCACCGGCCGCGTGGGCGAAGAAATCACCCGCGTGTTCGGATCGTTCGACGCGTTCAAGGAAAAGATGGTCAACGCCGGCAAGGGCCGCTTCGGCAGCGGCTGGGCGTGGCTGGTGGTGGATGGACAGGGCGGCCTGGCGGTGACGGACACCGCCAACCAGGACAGCCCGCTGATGACCGGCCAGACGCCGCTGCTGGGCATCGACGTGTGGGAGCACGCCTACTACCTGAACTACCAGAACCGCCGTCCGGACTACCTGACGGAGTGGTTCAACACGGTGAACTGGGACTTCGTGAACCAGCGGCTCGCGTCCGCCGGCCAGCAGTCCTGA
- a CDS encoding pinensin family lanthipeptide: MNKLKLTLEDLSVESFGTTELNDADSGTVRGFESDSTCEERICTCAEETEWDVSCGTCGIENTCQNTCPTHFFCPTRYPYPGC, encoded by the coding sequence ATGAACAAGCTGAAGCTGACGCTGGAAGACCTGTCGGTGGAATCGTTCGGCACCACCGAGCTGAACGACGCGGATTCCGGAACGGTGCGGGGCTTCGAGAGCGATTCCACCTGCGAGGAGCGGATCTGCACCTGTGCCGAGGAAACGGAGTGGGACGTGAGCTGCGGAACGTGCGGCATTGAGAACACGTGCCAGAACACCTGTCCCACGCACTTCTTCTGCCCCACCCGCTACCCGTATCCGGGCTGCTGA
- the ftsY gene encoding signal recognition particle-docking protein FtsY, whose protein sequence is MARLFRTREEGKKSLWDRIVDVALTDVSVLVKGLDEGSLEGLEEQLIGADFGVPATLRLTGVVETLAERGVARSQRDFLRAVREEIVAILSAGRSDTALRFNYEGGPTVFLIVGVNGVGKTTTIAKLAHRLTRQGRRVMIAAGDTFRAGAIEQLRRWAERVGCEFVGSEPGRDPAAVAFDALEQAREKNVDVVIVDTAGRLHTQGDLMKELEKVHRVLGKKLDGAPHETLAVLDSTTGQNAMAQIRSFGQLVPLTGIVLTKMDGTAKGGIVVALKEEFDLPVKFIGVGEKMTDLVPFEIEQFAEEVMEA, encoded by the coding sequence ATGGCACGTCTGTTCCGCACCAGGGAAGAGGGAAAGAAGTCGCTCTGGGACCGTATCGTCGACGTCGCGCTGACGGACGTCTCGGTGCTGGTGAAGGGGCTGGATGAAGGCTCGCTGGAAGGGCTGGAAGAACAGCTGATCGGCGCCGACTTCGGCGTGCCCGCCACGCTGCGGCTCACGGGCGTGGTGGAAACGCTGGCCGAGCGCGGCGTGGCCCGCTCGCAGCGCGACTTTCTGCGCGCGGTGCGCGAGGAGATCGTCGCCATCCTCAGCGCCGGCCGCTCGGACACGGCGCTGCGCTTCAACTACGAGGGCGGGCCCACGGTCTTCCTCATCGTCGGCGTCAACGGCGTGGGGAAGACGACGACCATCGCCAAGCTGGCGCACCGGCTGACGCGCCAGGGCCGCAGGGTGATGATCGCCGCGGGCGACACCTTTCGCGCCGGGGCCATCGAACAGCTGCGGCGCTGGGCGGAGCGCGTGGGGTGCGAGTTCGTGGGCAGCGAGCCGGGCCGCGACCCCGCCGCCGTCGCCTTCGACGCGCTGGAGCAGGCGCGCGAAAAGAACGTCGACGTCGTGATCGTGGACACGGCCGGGCGCCTGCACACGCAGGGCGACCTGATGAAGGAACTGGAAAAGGTGCACCGCGTGCTGGGCAAGAAGCTGGACGGCGCGCCGCACGAGACGCTCGCCGTGCTGGATTCCACCACGGGGCAGAACGCCATGGCGCAGATCCGCAGCTTCGGCCAGCTGGTGCCGCTTACGGGGATCGTGCTCACCAAGATGGACGGCACCGCCAAGGGCGGCATCGTGGTGGCGCTCAAGGAAGAGTTCGACCTCCCCGTAAAGTTCATCGGCGTGGGCGAAAAGATGACGGACCTGGTGCCGTTCGAGATCGAGCAGTTCGCCGAAGAGGTGATGGAAGCCTGA
- the recG gene encoding ATP-dependent DNA helicase RecG — MPTYTELDRPAQFLKNVGPKRADLLAKLGLLTARDVLYHVPHRYEDASTVTPISALEPGMDATIIGRVVSKGVLPTRRGLRIFQAVVRDGGGLIECSWPGQPFLDRQIARGDLLLLRGTCRFYHGRQFQPREYTTLAREGEESTEESGTIFPVYPATEGLTHRQVRTLIAENLDGLLRQARDDDRLPRDVRERAGVVPLAEALEAMHRPTTLADAERGRQRLAFEELFFLQLLHAQAHHRAAAERPGIAFPRRDTLVKPFHKSLPFALTGAQKRVLKEIGTDMASPRRMNRLLQGDVGSGKTVVSLFAMLRALENGYQAALMVPTEILAEQHSRTLIKLLGDLPVSVGLLTGRLKTKQWEEVTYRMAAGDVDIAVGTHALIQDGVAFHKLGLVVVDEQHRFGVKQRQAIQERGDNSDTLVMSATPIPRSLALTLYGDLDISVLDERPPGRQPIKTALRNESARPKVLKFVAEQVALGRQAYIVYPLVEESEKVDLKAATVEFEQLKEVFPELRLAIIHGQMPGEEKDRVMRSFSAGEIDILVSTTVIEVGIDVPNATVMVIEHAERFGLSQLHQLRGRVGRGSEESFCILLHSGGEAAQRLKIFASTEDGFAIAEADLRLRGAGDLFGARQSGLPAFRFADLEKDIQLLSAARGEARAIVDRDPELASHPELRDALESRYGDRARMFHVG; from the coding sequence GTGCCGACGTACACCGAGCTGGACCGGCCCGCGCAGTTCCTCAAGAACGTGGGTCCCAAGCGGGCGGATCTCCTGGCGAAGCTGGGGCTGCTGACCGCGCGGGACGTGCTTTACCACGTCCCGCACCGGTACGAGGACGCCTCCACCGTCACGCCCATCTCCGCGCTGGAGCCGGGGATGGACGCCACCATCATCGGCCGCGTGGTGAGCAAGGGCGTGCTCCCCACCCGCCGCGGGCTGCGCATTTTTCAGGCGGTGGTGCGCGACGGCGGCGGGCTGATCGAGTGCTCGTGGCCGGGGCAGCCGTTTCTGGACCGGCAGATCGCGCGCGGCGACCTGCTGCTGCTGCGCGGCACCTGCCGCTTCTACCACGGCCGCCAGTTTCAGCCGCGCGAGTACACCACGCTGGCGCGCGAAGGCGAGGAATCCACCGAGGAAAGCGGGACCATCTTTCCCGTCTATCCCGCCACGGAAGGGCTTACGCACCGGCAGGTGCGCACGCTGATCGCCGAAAACCTGGACGGCCTGCTGCGCCAGGCGCGCGACGACGACCGCCTGCCCCGCGACGTGCGCGAGCGTGCAGGCGTCGTCCCGCTGGCCGAGGCGCTGGAGGCCATGCACCGCCCCACCACGCTGGCGGACGCGGAGCGCGGAAGACAGCGGCTGGCGTTCGAGGAGCTCTTCTTCCTCCAGCTTCTGCACGCGCAGGCCCACCACCGCGCGGCCGCGGAGCGCCCCGGCATCGCGTTTCCGCGCCGCGACACGCTGGTGAAGCCGTTTCACAAATCCCTGCCCTTTGCCCTGACCGGCGCGCAGAAGCGCGTGCTCAAGGAGATCGGTACGGACATGGCCAGCCCGCGGCGCATGAACCGGCTGCTGCAGGGCGACGTGGGATCGGGCAAGACAGTCGTCTCCCTTTTCGCCATGCTGCGCGCGCTGGAGAACGGCTATCAGGCCGCGCTCATGGTGCCCACCGAAATCCTGGCCGAGCAGCACTCGCGCACCCTCATCAAACTGCTGGGCGACCTTCCGGTGAGCGTGGGCCTGCTGACCGGCCGATTGAAGACCAAGCAGTGGGAAGAGGTCACTTACCGCATGGCGGCGGGCGACGTGGACATCGCCGTGGGGACGCACGCGCTCATCCAGGACGGCGTAGCGTTCCACAAGCTGGGGCTGGTGGTCGTCGACGAGCAGCACCGGTTCGGCGTCAAGCAGCGGCAGGCGATTCAGGAGCGCGGCGACAACAGCGACACCTTGGTGATGAGCGCCACGCCCATCCCCCGCTCGCTCGCGCTGACGCTTTATGGCGACCTGGACATCTCGGTGCTGGACGAGCGGCCGCCCGGCCGCCAGCCCATCAAGACGGCGCTGCGCAACGAGTCCGCGCGCCCCAAGGTGCTCAAGTTCGTCGCGGAGCAGGTGGCGCTCGGCCGGCAGGCGTACATCGTCTACCCGCTGGTGGAGGAGTCGGAAAAGGTCGATCTGAAAGCGGCGACGGTGGAGTTCGAGCAGCTCAAGGAGGTGTTTCCCGAGCTGCGGCTGGCGATCATCCACGGGCAGATGCCGGGGGAAGAAAAGGATCGTGTGATGCGATCGTTTTCCGCCGGGGAGATCGACATCCTGGTGTCGACGACGGTGATCGAGGTGGGGATCGACGTGCCGAACGCCACGGTGATGGTTATCGAGCACGCGGAGCGGTTCGGGCTGTCGCAGCTGCACCAGCTTCGCGGGCGCGTAGGGCGCGGCTCGGAGGAAAGCTTCTGCATTCTGCTGCACAGCGGCGGCGAGGCGGCGCAGCGGCTGAAGATCTTTGCGTCCACGGAGGACGGGTTCGCGATCGCGGAGGCGGACCTGCGGCTGCGCGGCGCGGGCGACCTGTTCGGCGCGCGGCAGTCGGGGCTGCCGGCGTTCCGCTTCGCCGATCTGGAAAAGGACATTCAGCTTCTGTCCGCCGCGCGGGGGGAGGCGCGCGCCATCGTGGACCGCGATCCGGAACTGGCCAGCCACCCCGAACTGCGCGACGCGCTGGAATCCCGCTACGGGGACCGTGCCCGCATGTTCCACGTGGGTTGA